Proteins encoded in a region of the Cytobacillus pseudoceanisediminis genome:
- a CDS encoding endonuclease/exonuclease/phosphatase family protein: MKKGLSPIFLAVVMVFAMVGSMFSGISNVFAAESTEQNLKVMTFNLRYENNNDPSPHTWAERVPTIKKLIRMENPDIFGTQEVLYGQLQDLEEVLPGYAWIGLGREGGNRGEYSAIFYDEKRFTPVEYDHFWLSDTPDVIGSKTWGNNIPRMVTWAKFVDNQTDKQFYFVNTHFDHQSAEAREKSAELILDGIKEFNPELPIVLTGDFNTRPGTLPHQTLTSDEAFDDLWETAESRINEGIGTFNGFRDPTGGGADNRIDWILTKGNVTANTIEINNYQKNGQFPSDHYPVIAEITIK; encoded by the coding sequence TTGAAAAAAGGATTAAGTCCGATTTTTTTAGCGGTAGTAATGGTATTCGCAATGGTGGGAAGTATGTTTTCCGGAATCTCCAATGTCTTTGCTGCAGAAAGCACGGAACAGAACTTGAAGGTGATGACATTTAATTTAAGGTATGAAAACAACAATGATCCATCACCGCATACATGGGCTGAAAGGGTTCCAACCATTAAAAAGCTTATTCGTATGGAAAATCCAGATATTTTTGGTACGCAGGAAGTTTTATATGGACAACTTCAGGATTTGGAAGAAGTATTACCAGGTTATGCATGGATTGGATTGGGCCGCGAAGGGGGTAATAGAGGAGAATACTCCGCGATTTTCTATGATGAAAAACGTTTTACTCCAGTAGAGTATGATCATTTCTGGCTCTCAGATACTCCAGATGTAATCGGTTCAAAAACATGGGGAAACAACATTCCAAGAATGGTCACTTGGGCGAAATTTGTAGACAACCAAACCGATAAACAATTCTATTTTGTAAATACGCATTTCGATCACCAATCCGCCGAAGCGAGAGAAAAGAGCGCTGAATTAATTTTAGACGGAATCAAAGAATTTAACCCTGAATTACCTATTGTTCTGACAGGAGATTTTAATACTCGTCCTGGTACTCTTCCACATCAAACATTAACTAGCGATGAGGCTTTTGATGATTTATGGGAAACAGCGGAGTCACGAATCAATGAAGGAATTGGGACGTTCAATGGCTTCCGTGACCCAACAGGCGGCGGAGCAGACAACCGCATCGATTGGATTCTTACCAAAGGAAATGTAACCGCAAATACGATCGAAATCAATAACTATCAAAAAAATGGTCAATTTCCTAGCGACCACTATCCGGTTATTGCTGAAATAACTATAAAGTAA
- a CDS encoding alpha/beta fold hydrolase produces MSLYYHEYGDKNASLMVFLHGGGVSSWMWNKQIKHFSHYHCLAIDLPEQGKSNDDNIGNFTIKYSAERVIEIIEKKAFEKEVIVIGFSLGAQVIVQMLSMKPNMVNYAIINSALVRPSPYIKTMIAPSIKLTFPLIKNKLFSKLQAKALYLDEEYFETYYKESSLMKSGTLIRILEENMSFEIPRGFEKAECKILVTVGEREKAIMKKSAADIVLHNSNCEGIIIPNAGHGISLANPDYFNGIIENWIQDGVLPLDVMPIK; encoded by the coding sequence TTGAGTCTATATTATCACGAGTATGGAGATAAAAATGCCTCATTAATGGTCTTTTTACATGGAGGTGGTGTAAGTAGTTGGATGTGGAATAAACAGATTAAACACTTTAGTCATTATCATTGTCTTGCAATAGACTTACCAGAACAAGGGAAAAGCAACGATGATAATATAGGGAATTTTACAATTAAATATAGTGCTGAGAGGGTTATTGAAATAATAGAAAAAAAGGCTTTTGAAAAAGAGGTAATTGTCATCGGATTCTCTTTGGGAGCACAAGTTATAGTTCAGATGCTGAGTATGAAACCCAATATGGTTAATTATGCAATCATAAATAGTGCGTTAGTTAGGCCTTCTCCATATATAAAAACAATGATTGCTCCTTCAATTAAATTAACATTTCCACTCATTAAGAATAAATTATTTTCAAAACTTCAAGCTAAAGCACTTTATCTCGATGAAGAATATTTTGAAACCTATTATAAAGAAAGTTCTTTAATGAAATCAGGTACACTTATTAGGATATTGGAAGAGAACATGTCTTTTGAGATACCAAGAGGCTTCGAAAAAGCGGAGTGTAAAATATTAGTGACTGTTGGTGAAAGAGAAAAGGCAATAATGAAAAAATCAGCAGCAGACATTGTTTTACATAATTCTAATTGTGAAGGAATAATCATACCTAATGCTGGTCACGGAATCTCATTAGCTAATCCTGATTACTTCAATGGAATAATTGAAAATTGGATTCAGGATGGCGTTCTGCCACTAGATGTAATGCCAATTAAGTGA
- a CDS encoding IS110 family transposase: MRLFVGLDVSSFDMKGCILDQEGSKVDTFTVSNDLPGATVLKERILGLAKGRKVESVKIGLESTSVYSFHPSMFLHYDEDLKVFDTQVFVINPKQIANFKKSYSDMNKTDEIDAFVIADYVRFGRNQMSIVKESQYVALQQLTRSRYHLVKMMTKEKQHFLQHLNFKCSNFSHEVDSSAFGNAMMDLFLERYSLEELAQMPLDELAAFLQEHGKNRFSDPDKVATSIQRAVRSSYRLDKVVEDSMDLLLGTSIELIRSFQKQIKEIDKAITRLMTGLSQTLETIPGIGPVYAAGIIAEIGQIERFEDESKIAKYAGLYWRKHQSGRFTAEDTSLSRQGNEYLRYYLVEAANSVRRQIPEYREFYQKKCLEVPKHQHKRALVLTARKLVRLVDALLRKRQVFAQERCVKI; encoded by the coding sequence ATGCGATTATTTGTTGGTTTAGACGTAAGTTCGTTTGACATGAAAGGCTGTATCCTTGATCAGGAAGGATCAAAAGTGGATACCTTCACGGTATCAAATGACCTTCCAGGAGCCACAGTTTTGAAGGAACGAATCCTCGGCCTTGCGAAAGGACGTAAAGTTGAAAGCGTTAAGATCGGTTTGGAGTCCACTTCGGTCTATAGCTTCCATCCTTCTATGTTCCTTCATTATGATGAAGACCTTAAGGTCTTTGACACTCAAGTGTTCGTCATTAATCCGAAACAGATTGCCAACTTCAAGAAAAGCTATTCGGATATGAATAAGACGGATGAAATTGATGCATTCGTGATTGCCGATTATGTCCGATTCGGCCGTAACCAGATGTCCATTGTCAAGGAGAGCCAGTATGTCGCACTCCAACAGTTGACCCGTTCACGTTATCACTTGGTTAAGATGATGACAAAGGAGAAACAGCACTTTCTCCAACATCTGAATTTCAAGTGCAGCAACTTTTCCCATGAGGTGGACTCTTCCGCCTTCGGAAATGCGATGATGGACCTCTTCCTCGAAAGATACAGCCTGGAAGAACTGGCCCAGATGCCTTTAGATGAATTGGCTGCGTTCCTTCAGGAACACGGGAAGAATCGTTTCTCTGATCCCGATAAAGTAGCTACTTCCATCCAACGGGCAGTCCGCTCTTCCTACCGCTTAGATAAAGTGGTAGAAGACTCAATGGATCTCCTTTTAGGTACTTCCATTGAGCTGATCCGTTCCTTTCAGAAACAGATCAAGGAAATCGACAAAGCCATTACCCGTCTAATGACAGGCCTTTCCCAGACCTTGGAGACTATACCGGGCATCGGACCTGTATATGCCGCAGGCATTATTGCCGAAATCGGCCAGATTGAACGTTTTGAAGATGAAAGCAAGATTGCCAAATATGCAGGTCTATACTGGCGGAAACACCAGTCTGGCCGCTTTACAGCTGAAGACACTTCTCTTTCGCGACAAGGAAACGAATATCTGCGCTACTACCTCGTTGAAGCCGCCAACTCGGTTAGGAGACAGATTCCCGAATATCGCGAGTTTTACCAAAAGAAATGTCTTGAAGTTCCAAAACATCAACACAAACGTGCCCTCGTCCTAACAGCAAGAAAACTCGTGCGATTGGTGGATGCGCTGCTTCGCAAACGCCAAGTCTTTGCGCAAGAAAGGTGCGTGAAGATCTGA
- a CDS encoding NRDE family protein, whose protein sequence is MCLILFAYKVHPAYKLIVAANRDEFYGRPTAPAHFWEDHPAILAGRDLSKMGTWMGVTKNGRFAALTNYRDPNEVTDGKRSRGDLVADFLKGSASPSRFMKIASEHRSSYPGYNLLAGNLEELFYYSNVEDRIEQLRPGVYGVSNHVLNTEWPKVKKGKEGLSKIIDHAAGDFTEALFTLLQNADPAPDDMLPKTGVSLEWERMLSPLFIRSEGYGTRSSTVMLMSEDEIFYKERVHIGDSPQEQEFIIQK, encoded by the coding sequence ATGTGTTTAATCCTTTTCGCATATAAGGTTCATCCGGCATACAAGCTTATCGTTGCTGCCAATCGCGATGAATTTTATGGGCGCCCGACTGCACCGGCCCATTTTTGGGAGGACCATCCTGCCATTCTGGCTGGACGTGATTTAAGCAAGATGGGGACATGGATGGGTGTCACAAAGAATGGACGATTTGCAGCTCTTACAAACTACCGTGATCCGAACGAAGTGACAGATGGCAAAAGATCAAGAGGAGATCTCGTAGCGGATTTCTTGAAAGGCAGTGCTTCGCCTTCTAGATTTATGAAAATAGCATCTGAACACCGCAGCAGCTATCCCGGATACAATCTGCTTGCGGGCAATTTGGAGGAGCTCTTTTATTACTCGAACGTGGAAGATAGAATAGAACAGCTTAGACCAGGAGTGTACGGGGTGAGCAATCATGTGCTGAATACCGAGTGGCCAAAGGTGAAAAAGGGGAAGGAAGGGTTATCTAAGATAATAGATCATGCAGCAGGGGATTTTACGGAAGCCTTGTTCACACTTCTCCAGAATGCAGACCCTGCCCCTGATGACATGCTTCCGAAAACAGGAGTTTCACTGGAGTGGGAGCGGATGTTGTCTCCTTTATTTATCAGAAGTGAAGGCTACGGAACCAGGAGTTCAACTGTGATGCTGATGTCAGAGGATGAGATTTTTTATAAGGAAAGGGTACATATAGGGGATAGCCCGCAGGAACAGGAGTTTATTATTCAAAAATAA
- a CDS encoding MetQ/NlpA family ABC transporter substrate-binding protein, whose translation MKKLFLTFIILALGVFTAACSSTTGGEETKKIKLGVSGSDTRIWDFIAEKAEKEGIEIEVVTFSDYVQPNVALAEGDLDVNAFQTVAYFDTFIKEHNMDLTPIATTVLAPMGLYSEKVKSAEDIPEGGKIAIPNDASNGGRALLLLEEAGLIKLSEDYDGNLDLNKIVENPKNLEFVEMVSAQTPRALPDVSASVINNGIAVDAGFNPTKDSIFIESETATPYVNIIAVRTEDKDNKTLKRIAELYQEDDVADFITKEYDGSMIPTFIPLSDIGW comes from the coding sequence ATGAAAAAACTATTCTTAACATTCATTATTTTAGCATTGGGTGTGTTCACTGCAGCATGCTCAAGCACAACTGGAGGAGAAGAAACAAAGAAGATTAAATTAGGTGTAAGCGGTTCTGATACACGCATCTGGGACTTTATTGCAGAAAAGGCTGAAAAGGAAGGCATTGAAATTGAAGTTGTGACATTCTCTGACTATGTGCAGCCAAATGTTGCCCTTGCAGAAGGCGATCTTGATGTGAATGCATTCCAAACAGTCGCTTATTTTGACACTTTTATTAAAGAGCATAATATGGATCTTACCCCAATAGCGACAACTGTTTTAGCACCAATGGGGCTTTATTCTGAAAAAGTAAAATCGGCAGAAGACATTCCGGAAGGCGGCAAAATTGCCATTCCAAATGATGCTTCAAATGGCGGAAGAGCCCTTCTTTTACTGGAGGAAGCCGGCCTGATTAAATTATCCGAGGACTATGACGGAAACCTGGACTTGAATAAAATCGTTGAAAATCCGAAGAACCTTGAATTTGTAGAAATGGTATCAGCGCAGACACCGCGTGCACTTCCGGATGTCTCTGCTTCTGTAATCAATAACGGAATTGCCGTAGATGCAGGCTTTAACCCAACTAAGGATTCAATTTTTATTGAAAGTGAAACCGCTACTCCATACGTAAATATCATTGCTGTCCGAACAGAAGACAAGGATAACAAAACGCTTAAGAGAATTGCTGAACTTTACCAGGAAGATGATGTAGCTGATTTCATTACGAAGGAATATGACGGAAGCATGATCCCGACTTTTATTCCTTTAAGTGATATTGGCTGGTAA
- a CDS encoding PAS domain-containing protein produces MIMTENPADLFADKVEARNLQLAIQHSSDVIARVTKEGIALYVSPSCLPMLGYSQQDFYRSSLYTYCHPNDRDLLGDALAELEQLPHKRETFRFRHKEGHYLWLEANFSVINDDKEMMCIIRDMTQRIIMEEEILETQEKYRFLVEFSKDTIGMVTQKGIWTYINNEGKSFLDSRASKR; encoded by the coding sequence ATGATCATGACCGAGAATCCTGCAGATTTATTCGCGGACAAAGTCGAAGCGAGGAATCTGCAGCTGGCCATTCAGCATTCCAGCGATGTGATTGCAAGAGTAACCAAAGAAGGCATTGCTTTATATGTCTCCCCTTCCTGCTTGCCGATGCTGGGGTACTCACAGCAGGACTTTTATCGAAGCAGCCTTTATACATACTGCCATCCAAATGACCGGGACCTCTTAGGAGATGCTTTGGCCGAGCTTGAACAGCTTCCGCATAAACGGGAGACCTTTCGCTTCAGGCATAAGGAGGGGCATTATCTGTGGCTTGAAGCCAATTTTTCAGTCATTAATGACGATAAAGAAATGATGTGCATCATCCGGGATATGACACAGAGAATTATCATGGAAGAGGAGATTCTTGAAACACAGGAGAAGTACCGCTTTCTGGTGGAGTTCTCCAAGGATACGATAGGAATGGTCACACAAAAGGGGATTTGGACCTACATCAATAATGAAGGAAAAAGCTTTTTGGATTCACGAGCATCAAAGAGATGA
- a CDS encoding helicase: MRFENEKIHSKVITRKIEVGGLTKSQLIQKLQQYSILMNEYAEKLLADDKFTTSDTKYNLQTVELTAGNLGFPDGATTDQIFKKANELGLELCPLELGPYLRLEYLDQPEGYSGNSLQRNEAPSGSITIASETLSEDADFPKGFYLRRINGVLWLRGYNADYLHVWNPNDHFIFCQT, from the coding sequence TTGCGTTTTGAAAATGAGAAAATACACTCTAAAGTTATTACCAGAAAAATAGAAGTTGGTGGACTTACGAAATCGCAGCTTATCCAGAAATTGCAACAATACTCTATCTTGATGAATGAGTATGCAGAAAAACTATTAGCTGATGATAAATTTACTACCTCTGATACAAAGTACAACCTTCAGACCGTAGAACTAACGGCAGGCAATCTTGGCTTCCCTGATGGAGCTACTACGGATCAAATCTTTAAAAAAGCGAACGAACTAGGTTTGGAATTGTGTCCGCTTGAACTGGGACCTTATCTAAGACTGGAATATCTGGATCAGCCTGAGGGTTATTCGGGGAATTCTTTGCAGCGGAATGAAGCTCCATCTGGCTCTATCACAATAGCCTCGGAGACACTATCTGAAGACGCTGATTTTCCAAAAGGCTTTTATCTTAGACGAATTAACGGCGTGTTGTGGCTGCGTGGGTACAATGCAGATTATCTGCACGTTTGGAATCCTAATGATCATTTTATCTTTTGTCAAACTTAG
- a CDS encoding TetR/AcrR family transcriptional regulator — translation MVECAIETIAEVGYAQASIGQIAKRANISKGVISYHFANKEDLLEQIPIEYYLAWQAYIAPRIEAQKSPKDMLRVYIESNLTFIDENRQHVFAVIETVSNKRTADGKLQFAADHDEAILLPIENILTLGMQEGVFREFTRSSARVMALTIRSAIDGFTLELTRKPHLDVQEYTRELVTIFDKSTKK, via the coding sequence ATTGTGGAATGTGCGATTGAAACAATCGCAGAAGTAGGTTACGCTCAAGCCTCTATAGGACAAATTGCAAAGCGTGCAAATATCAGTAAGGGGGTTATTTCTTATCACTTTGCAAATAAAGAGGACTTATTGGAGCAAATACCTATCGAATACTATTTGGCTTGGCAAGCCTATATTGCTCCAAGAATAGAAGCTCAAAAGTCTCCTAAAGACATGCTTCGGGTGTATATTGAATCCAACCTTACATTTATAGATGAAAATCGTCAGCATGTTTTCGCTGTTATTGAAACGGTTTCAAATAAGAGAACTGCTGATGGTAAACTTCAGTTTGCAGCAGACCATGATGAAGCTATTCTACTTCCGATTGAAAATATTCTTACCCTAGGGATGCAGGAAGGAGTTTTCAGAGAATTCACCAGATCATCAGCAAGGGTGATGGCGTTAACAATAAGAAGTGCCATTGACGGGTTCACCCTTGAATTAACGAGAAAGCCTCATTTAGATGTTCAGGAATATACTAGGGAATTGGTTACAATCTTCGATAAATCAACTAAAAAGTAA
- a CDS encoding amidase family protein produces MEKWYNKFIVFFTALVMALGLYADPAGAVSNLASPVAERGLSVEIEEATIFELQHEMQKEELTSEELVQFYLNRIGEYDDSINSIITVNENVLEEAKQLDKERKAGNVRGPLHGIPVILKDNYDTYDMQTTAGSLSLEGSIPLKDAYQTKRLRDQGAIILGKANLHEFAFGFQTISSLGGQTYNPYDLTRYPGGSSGGTAAAVASNFAAVGLGTDTGGSIRIPSSFNNLVGLRPTMGLASRDGIIPLALSQDVGGPMGRTVEDVAVVLDAIAGYDPADPVTEASIGKVPKTYTHYLKKNGLKKARIGVIRDLFGNDPEVNKVMDQVIADMEALGAEVFEVTIPSLSPILSYPSLSGYEFKFQLNDYLAGLGPDAPVRTLSDIIESGKFHPSLESGLKSRNERESLENDEEYHDIITNRPKMARESLMVTFNEHDLDALLYPTSSALPAQVGKSQGAGNANRLSPYSGFPAISVPAGFSDNGLPVGLELLGKEFDEPTLIKLAYAYQEGTNHRKAPELK; encoded by the coding sequence ATGGAAAAATGGTATAACAAATTTATAGTTTTCTTCACTGCTCTAGTAATGGCTTTGGGACTGTACGCAGATCCAGCAGGTGCTGTTTCTAATTTAGCGAGCCCCGTCGCTGAAAGAGGTTTATCTGTTGAGATTGAGGAAGCGACGATATTTGAATTGCAGCATGAGATGCAGAAGGAGGAGTTAACCTCTGAGGAATTGGTTCAATTCTATCTCAATCGAATTGGGGAGTACGATGACAGCATTAACTCCATCATTACGGTTAACGAAAATGTATTAGAGGAAGCGAAACAACTAGATAAAGAGCGTAAAGCGGGAAACGTTCGCGGTCCCTTGCATGGTATTCCGGTTATATTAAAAGACAACTATGATACATACGATATGCAAACCACTGCAGGATCCCTGTCACTTGAAGGTTCCATCCCTCTAAAGGATGCCTATCAAACAAAAAGATTAAGAGATCAAGGGGCAATCATTTTAGGGAAAGCGAACCTGCATGAATTTGCTTTCGGATTCCAAACAATTAGTTCCCTTGGTGGACAAACCTATAATCCATATGATTTAACAAGATACCCAGGTGGTTCAAGCGGTGGTACGGCAGCAGCAGTTGCTTCCAACTTTGCCGCTGTCGGATTAGGGACAGACACTGGTGGGTCGATCCGAATACCCTCGTCCTTTAATAATCTGGTTGGACTTCGCCCTACTATGGGACTTGCCAGCCGAGATGGAATCATTCCACTTGCACTATCACAGGATGTCGGCGGACCGATGGGACGTACGGTTGAGGATGTGGCTGTTGTGCTCGATGCAATTGCTGGCTATGACCCAGCAGATCCAGTTACTGAAGCGAGTATCGGGAAAGTTCCAAAAACCTATACTCATTATCTTAAGAAAAATGGATTAAAGAAAGCTCGGATAGGCGTTATTCGCGACCTGTTTGGGAATGATCCTGAAGTCAATAAAGTGATGGATCAAGTTATTGCGGACATGGAAGCGCTTGGAGCAGAAGTGTTCGAGGTAACAATTCCCAGTCTTAGTCCAATTCTTTCTTATCCAAGCTTAAGCGGATACGAATTTAAATTTCAGTTAAATGATTATTTGGCTGGCCTTGGGCCGGATGCACCTGTAAGAACCTTATCAGATATTATCGAAAGCGGGAAGTTCCATCCAAGTTTGGAAAGTGGATTAAAATCCCGAAATGAAAGAGAATCATTAGAAAATGATGAGGAATACCATGACATTATTACCAATCGTCCTAAAATGGCAAGGGAAAGCTTAATGGTAACGTTTAATGAACATGACCTTGATGCACTACTCTATCCAACTTCGAGTGCTTTACCGGCACAGGTGGGCAAAAGCCAAGGTGCAGGGAATGCTAATCGCTTAAGTCCGTATTCAGGATTTCCAGCAATCTCGGTTCCTGCCGGCTTCAGTGACAACGGCCTTCCAGTCGGGCTAGAACTGCTAGGGAAAGAATTCGACGAGCCAACTTTGATTAAACTAGCCTATGCTTATCAAGAAGGAACTAACCATCGAAAAGCTCCTGAACTAAAATAA
- a CDS encoding methionine ABC transporter ATP-binding protein, whose amino-acid sequence MIEFQNLKKIYESGGQQVAALNGIDLKINKGEIFGVIGFSGAGKSSLIRCVNWLEKPTSGKVIVSGHDLTALSVREIREVKRNIGMVFQHFNLLNSKTVFANVAMPLTLAKIPKDDIKKRVHELLEFVGLADKANSYPDQLSGGQKQRIGIARALATQPSILLCDEATSALDPQTTSSILQLLKKINKEYNITILIITHEMSVIREICDRVAVIEAGKIIEEGTVFNVFSSPKTQTAKNFVSTVMNDQIPDSIKEVIEKQQGLQKVFRINFVGNSAGQPLLSQVAKKFNIDFNVLFGNITELQGTPFGNLIVEFQGPDSEIRRAIQYISQEKVSIKEVTTRAS is encoded by the coding sequence ATGATAGAGTTTCAGAATTTAAAGAAAATCTATGAAAGCGGAGGACAGCAGGTAGCTGCTTTAAATGGAATAGACTTAAAGATTAACAAAGGTGAGATTTTCGGTGTGATCGGCTTCAGCGGTGCGGGAAAGAGCTCTTTGATCCGCTGTGTCAATTGGCTGGAGAAGCCGACTTCAGGAAAGGTCATTGTCAGTGGACATGATCTGACGGCTTTATCTGTAAGAGAAATTCGCGAAGTGAAAAGAAACATCGGGATGGTCTTTCAGCATTTTAATCTTTTAAATTCGAAAACAGTGTTTGCCAATGTGGCGATGCCGCTCACACTGGCTAAGATCCCTAAAGATGACATCAAAAAGCGTGTCCATGAACTATTAGAATTCGTGGGGCTTGCAGACAAGGCAAACAGCTATCCCGATCAGCTGTCAGGCGGGCAAAAGCAGCGGATCGGAATTGCCAGGGCGCTGGCGACCCAGCCTTCCATTCTATTATGTGATGAAGCAACTTCAGCGCTGGATCCGCAGACAACCAGCTCTATCCTGCAGCTGCTGAAAAAAATAAATAAAGAATACAACATTACTATACTGATCATTACCCATGAAATGTCTGTAATCAGAGAGATCTGTGATCGTGTCGCTGTAATAGAGGCAGGAAAAATTATCGAAGAAGGAACCGTCTTCAATGTCTTTTCATCACCAAAGACACAAACAGCGAAAAACTTTGTCAGCACTGTCATGAATGATCAAATACCTGACTCCATTAAAGAAGTGATTGAAAAACAGCAAGGGCTTCAAAAGGTATTTAGAATCAACTTTGTTGGAAATTCTGCCGGGCAGCCGCTCCTCTCGCAGGTTGCCAAAAAGTTTAATATCGACTTCAACGTCCTGTTTGGAAATATTACTGAACTTCAGGGAACACCGTTTGGCAACCTGATTGTCGAATTCCAGGGTCCGGACAGTGAAATCAGACGTGCTATACAGTACATCAGCCAGGAAAAAGTTTCAATAAAGGAAGTGACAACACGTGCTAGTTAA
- a CDS encoding methionine ABC transporter permease: MLVNQEKIIEALIETVQMVAFSLLFSAIIGLPLGILLVVTRKGHLLENLVVFNIINSIINIFRSVPFIILMVAIIPITRLIVGTSIGTAAAVVPLVFYAGPYIARLIENSLLEVDPGVIEAAEAMGATPGQIILKFLIPEALSSLVLGFTIATIGLVGASAMAGAVGGGGLGDLAITYGYQRFDTTVMLITVAILVVMVQGLQSFGNILSKKIRRR; this comes from the coding sequence GTGCTAGTTAATCAGGAAAAAATCATCGAAGCCTTAATCGAAACGGTTCAAATGGTGGCATTCTCATTGCTGTTTTCAGCTATTATCGGACTGCCGCTTGGTATATTGCTTGTCGTAACAAGGAAAGGGCATCTGCTGGAAAACCTCGTTGTTTTTAATATCATAAACAGCATTATTAATATTTTCAGATCAGTTCCCTTCATCATTTTAATGGTGGCCATTATCCCCATTACCAGGCTGATTGTCGGAACATCGATAGGTACGGCTGCAGCCGTAGTGCCGCTAGTCTTTTATGCCGGGCCATATATTGCAAGATTAATAGAAAACTCATTGCTTGAGGTAGATCCGGGAGTCATAGAAGCTGCAGAAGCAATGGGAGCAACACCAGGCCAGATAATATTAAAATTCCTGATTCCGGAAGCACTTAGTTCGCTGGTATTAGGCTTTACAATTGCAACAATCGGATTGGTCGGAGCATCAGCCATGGCCGGGGCAGTCGGAGGCGGCGGGCTTGGTGACCTCGCCATTACCTACGGCTACCAGAGATTCGATACAACAGTCATGCTGATTACCGTTGCGATCTTAGTTGTCATGGTTCAGGGCCTGCAGTCATTCGGAAATATCTTATCCAAAAAAATCAGAAGAAGATAA
- a CDS encoding ATP-binding protein, whose translation MIGTSLHDYIPPSEHSTLDDFLQTKLSVNFELNLIRTDGQTRKAEVQLIPTTFKNRKVYQIIIKDVTGQKKTEEKLQNAEKLSVVGQLAAGIAHEIRNPLTAIKGFTQLLYEEHKGDFAEVILSELERIEGIVNDLLVLAKPQITEMEETCLTNVVKSVITLLNSQAVMENIVIELTQSPGEFYVKCEKDKIKQVLINIIKNSIEAMPAGGKINVDIRQEDHSVIISVEDEGIGIPEERLAKLGEPFYSTKEKGTGLGIMICKKIIKNHGGNLYIHSRENEGTTVRITLPLA comes from the coding sequence ATGATCGGCACCTCCCTCCACGACTACATTCCTCCTTCAGAACATTCCACTCTCGATGATTTTCTGCAAACAAAGCTAAGTGTGAATTTTGAGCTTAATCTGATCCGGACTGACGGACAAACGAGAAAAGCCGAAGTCCAGCTGATTCCAACCACTTTCAAGAACAGAAAGGTCTACCAAATCATTATTAAAGACGTGACCGGACAAAAGAAGACAGAGGAAAAGCTGCAGAATGCCGAAAAACTTTCCGTTGTCGGTCAGCTTGCCGCAGGCATTGCCCATGAAATCCGCAACCCGCTTACAGCCATAAAAGGCTTTACACAGTTATTATATGAAGAACATAAAGGAGACTTCGCGGAGGTCATCCTAAGTGAGCTGGAACGGATTGAAGGCATCGTCAATGACCTGCTCGTTCTCGCCAAACCTCAAATAACCGAAATGGAAGAAACCTGCCTGACAAACGTTGTAAAAAGTGTAATCACTCTCTTAAACAGCCAGGCTGTTATGGAGAATATCGTGATCGAACTAACACAGTCACCAGGCGAGTTTTATGTGAAATGTGAAAAAGATAAAATTAAACAGGTGCTGATTAACATCATTAAGAACTCGATTGAAGCCATGCCGGCGGGCGGAAAAATAAACGTGGATATCCGCCAGGAGGACCATTCTGTCATCATCAGTGTCGAGGATGAGGGAATTGGCATACCCGAAGAACGCCTCGCCAAACTGGGAGAGCCGTTTTACAGCACAAAAGAAAAAGGCACAGGCCTTGGCATCATGATCTGCAAAAAAATCATTAAAAACCATGGCGGAAATCTTTACATCCACAGCAGGGAAAATGAAGGAACAACGGTGCGGATTACTTTACCGCTTGCCTAA